A section of the Brevundimonas sp. AJA228-03 genome encodes:
- a CDS encoding TonB-dependent receptor domain-containing protein, which produces MSVTNKHALLVSVGLLALASATPSFAQTESASQEPTQVDEIVVTGQAVARGNNVIGADRIDALPAAQNIVDAIKLVPGVSIRGSDALNNDPWTYAINIRGFEVNQRSSKVGQTLDGVPLFNASYYLGGSPAQKYVITESVDRILVSQGTADVGSPAANALGGTLAYFTRDPSEEAAGLMRVTLGDFDTRRYVARYDFGTLFGNTRLYVAGSQLDAKLWPHGGATPAGIEQFSLEAKSVTDFGNLVVTGYVNYNDSDDDPIIESSRSALNTRGLNVDGSSSVFNPLSAAANENWADDWAAIRENTFGYLKFDWRLNDVLSVDVTPYIQKNEGVGEFLPPGLQPRIVTVGGQRRQVVFGNGASRSRTATFQNAAGNAVFNYTAGVADSYIALDGSTVTSADCYTSDGAVRLTNGQPTCAQGQSYRNSTYYHTRSGVVANARLDLGAHQVRAGVWYENLDRDFGRKWLRYQDIRTGPVIVANSVYREDFEQTFVTDLYKFYIADDWSVSEDLTISLGLQHYLVDISGQTRDESRYAADGTFNGFLMSSVNSDSDEILPSVGAVYDVTDDLQVFGGYSRNFGAIGDWALEKTGTVFARLKPETSENIEVGARYSTQRLAAAATVFRTENDKAIVFLDETFASSTGGINYNVGTGGTYVNAPGGIRTTGVEASAQFRLTDAFSAYAALTLLNSEYSATFNAANYGGSRRTQVTEGNKVPGTPDVLLAGSLSYEKGPFTGSLTARYVGESEGDAQNRPELVVPSYTLVDLSAAYRLPLGDDEGRYIEAQVAVNNVTDERYIGGILDEFNQRYTPGAPRTVYFTLSAAF; this is translated from the coding sequence ATGTCCGTCACGAACAAGCACGCGCTGCTGGTCAGCGTTGGACTTCTGGCACTCGCGAGCGCCACTCCGAGCTTCGCCCAGACCGAATCCGCTTCCCAGGAGCCGACCCAGGTCGACGAGATCGTCGTCACGGGCCAGGCCGTCGCCCGGGGCAACAACGTCATCGGGGCCGATCGGATCGACGCCCTTCCGGCCGCCCAGAACATCGTGGATGCCATCAAGCTGGTCCCCGGCGTGTCGATCCGGGGATCGGATGCGCTGAACAACGACCCGTGGACCTATGCCATCAATATCCGCGGGTTCGAGGTCAACCAGCGCAGTTCAAAGGTCGGCCAGACGCTGGACGGGGTTCCGCTGTTCAATGCCTCCTACTATCTCGGCGGATCGCCGGCCCAGAAATATGTCATCACCGAGAGCGTGGACCGCATTCTGGTAAGCCAGGGCACGGCGGACGTCGGCTCGCCCGCTGCGAACGCTCTGGGGGGAACCCTCGCCTACTTCACGCGCGACCCGTCCGAAGAAGCCGCTGGCCTGATGCGTGTGACGCTCGGGGACTTCGATACCCGGCGCTATGTCGCGCGCTATGACTTCGGCACCCTGTTCGGCAACACCCGCCTGTATGTCGCCGGCTCGCAGCTGGATGCGAAACTCTGGCCCCACGGTGGCGCGACGCCGGCGGGGATCGAGCAGTTCTCACTGGAGGCCAAGTCGGTGACCGATTTCGGCAATCTGGTTGTGACCGGCTATGTCAACTACAACGACAGCGACGATGATCCCATCATCGAGTCCTCGCGATCGGCCCTGAACACACGCGGCCTCAATGTCGACGGGTCCTCGTCCGTCTTCAATCCCCTGAGCGCAGCGGCCAATGAGAACTGGGCCGACGACTGGGCGGCCATTCGTGAAAACACGTTCGGATACCTCAAGTTCGACTGGCGTCTGAATGACGTTCTGAGCGTGGACGTCACGCCCTACATTCAAAAGAACGAAGGTGTTGGCGAGTTCCTGCCGCCCGGCCTGCAGCCGCGGATCGTGACGGTCGGCGGCCAGCGTCGTCAGGTCGTGTTCGGCAACGGGGCGTCGCGCTCACGCACGGCCACCTTCCAGAACGCGGCAGGCAACGCTGTGTTCAACTATACGGCCGGCGTCGCCGACAGCTATATTGCGCTCGACGGGTCTACGGTCACCTCGGCCGACTGCTATACGTCAGACGGGGCTGTCCGGCTCACCAACGGCCAGCCCACCTGTGCCCAGGGCCAGTCCTACCGCAACAGCACCTATTATCACACGCGCTCGGGCGTTGTGGCCAATGCCCGGCTGGACCTCGGTGCCCACCAGGTCAGGGCCGGTGTCTGGTACGAAAATCTGGACCGGGACTTCGGGCGCAAATGGCTGCGCTATCAGGATATCCGCACGGGGCCGGTGATCGTCGCCAACTCGGTCTACCGCGAGGATTTCGAGCAGACTTTCGTCACGGACCTCTACAAGTTCTACATCGCGGACGACTGGTCGGTGAGCGAGGATCTGACGATCAGCCTTGGGCTTCAACACTATCTTGTCGACATCTCGGGCCAGACCCGGGACGAGAGCCGCTATGCCGCAGATGGGACGTTCAATGGTTTCCTGATGTCGAGCGTGAACAGCGACAGCGACGAAATCCTCCCGTCCGTCGGTGCGGTCTATGACGTGACCGATGATCTGCAGGTGTTCGGCGGCTATTCGCGGAACTTCGGGGCCATCGGCGACTGGGCGCTCGAGAAGACGGGCACGGTCTTCGCCCGCCTGAAGCCGGAAACCAGCGAGAACATCGAGGTCGGTGCCCGCTACAGCACGCAGCGCCTCGCCGCCGCCGCCACCGTGTTCCGCACCGAGAATGACAAGGCGATTGTTTTTCTCGATGAAACCTTTGCCTCGAGCACAGGCGGCATCAACTACAATGTCGGCACCGGCGGCACCTATGTGAACGCCCCCGGCGGCATTCGGACGACCGGCGTGGAGGCCAGTGCGCAGTTTCGTCTGACCGACGCCTTCAGCGCCTATGCGGCCTTGACGCTGCTCAACAGCGAATACAGCGCGACCTTCAACGCGGCCAACTACGGGGGCAGCCGCCGTACCCAGGTCACGGAGGGCAACAAGGTTCCCGGTACGCCGGACGTGCTGCTGGCCGGATCGCTGTCCTACGAAAAGGGACCGTTCACCGGCAGCCTGACGGCACGGTATGTGGGCGAGTCGGAAGGTGACGCCCAGAACCGCCCGGAACTGGTGGTGCCGTCCTATACGCTGGTGGACCTGTCAGCCGCCTATCGCCTGCCTCTCGGCGACGATGAAGGCCGCTATATCGAAGCCCAGGTTGCGGTGAATAACGTCACGGACGAACGGTACATCGGTGGCATCCTCGACGAGTTCAATCAGCGCTATA
- a CDS encoding LysR substrate-binding domain-containing protein codes for MAANLQHLRAFHAVAGEGSIVRAARRLAVSQPTISEQLRALEQRHQVPLFQGRKPPLVLTGAGQSLFALTQKLFSVSGEIDDFLAPALAPGGLELRLASDSPTYAARFVAAYPARCPGARIQVRIGNASEVVAWLKAGQVDAIIACDPPIDASLSYEAIYRDRLVLGVARNHPVAASTTAALSLLGQETLLLREAPSRTRETSLDLLSRAGVEPAETIELHTRETIREAIAMGVGVSMFYSAECPPDPRIAYLPLDCDVPIQTGYIMCLADQRRSTLARGVFDTASSLRAESPIPL; via the coding sequence ATGGCCGCCAATCTCCAGCATCTGAGGGCCTTTCACGCCGTGGCGGGCGAGGGCAGCATCGTGCGCGCCGCGCGCCGGCTGGCCGTATCGCAGCCCACAATCTCCGAACAGCTGCGTGCGCTCGAGCAACGCCACCAGGTGCCCCTGTTTCAGGGGCGCAAGCCGCCGCTCGTCCTGACAGGCGCGGGGCAGTCCCTGTTCGCCCTGACCCAGAAGCTCTTTTCGGTCAGTGGCGAGATCGACGACTTCCTCGCACCGGCGCTTGCCCCGGGCGGCCTCGAACTACGCCTCGCCTCCGACAGTCCGACCTATGCCGCCCGCTTCGTCGCCGCCTACCCCGCCCGGTGCCCCGGGGCCAGAATTCAGGTGCGGATCGGCAACGCCAGCGAGGTGGTGGCCTGGCTCAAGGCTGGACAGGTCGACGCCATCATCGCCTGCGATCCCCCGATCGATGCCTCTCTGTCCTACGAGGCCATTTACCGCGATCGACTCGTGCTGGGTGTGGCCCGCAATCATCCCGTCGCGGCTTCGACGACCGCAGCCCTCAGCCTTCTCGGTCAAGAGACGCTTCTGCTCCGCGAAGCTCCCTCGCGCACCCGGGAGACGTCTCTGGACCTGCTGTCGCGGGCCGGGGTCGAGCCGGCCGAAACCATCGAGCTCCACACCCGCGAGACCATCCGCGAGGCCATCGCCATGGGGGTTGGCGTCAGCATGTTCTATTCCGCCGAATGCCCGCCGGATCCCCGGATCGCCTATCTGCCGCTCGACTGCGACGTACCGATCCAGACCGGCTACATCATGTGCCTTGCCGACCAGCGCCGCTCCACCCTGGCCAGAGGGGTTTTCGACACGGCTTCAAGCTTGCGTGCGGAGAGCCCCATCCCTCTTTGA
- a CDS encoding exopolysaccharide biosynthesis polyprenyl glycosylphosphotransferase has translation MTKALELDRAAVPRLDATGLQALAAKSARGATEGAARRGPFRPDVWRNARQKGASRLAVHWFRSADVAVVFGLTLAIGWAMTPAGLMTMPLSRALPLAAGALVILGLLRSLGLYRFARGQEVMVHLAAVSGVALGGGLCAIALEAVVTGSTPALTAYIVWTALVTVALYCLHLGWSQAVMGWRATGALTPNIVLVGATRHAERLIRDALQRRDINVLGVFDDRLARSPDSIEGVPVLGDAEALMTHRMTPYVDRIVLAIDPRAEKRVRELTARLSALPNEVTLLVDPIDAIERSAALDRLARAPLASLDGSLNDDRRAFNKRLQDLIVGTLVLVVLSPVMVITALAIKLDSPGPIFFRQRRHGFNHEEIVVWKFRSMRADAADATASRQVTTDDDRVTGIGKLIRATSLDELPQLFNVLKGEMSLVGPRPHAIGMKTGAVESARLVAEYAHRHRMKPGMTGWAAIKGSRGPLHCAQDVRRRVQLDIDYIERQSLWLDLWIMAVTVPVLLGDRAAVR, from the coding sequence ATGACCAAAGCCCTCGAACTGGATCGCGCGGCGGTGCCGCGGCTGGATGCGACAGGGCTGCAGGCCCTGGCCGCGAAATCCGCGAGAGGCGCGACAGAGGGCGCGGCGCGGCGCGGACCGTTTCGCCCCGACGTGTGGCGGAATGCTCGCCAGAAAGGCGCATCGCGGCTGGCGGTCCACTGGTTCCGCAGTGCCGATGTTGCCGTCGTGTTCGGTCTGACCCTTGCGATTGGCTGGGCGATGACGCCGGCCGGGCTGATGACCATGCCCCTGTCCCGCGCCCTGCCGCTGGCAGCCGGCGCGTTGGTGATCCTGGGTCTGCTTCGATCCCTCGGGCTCTACCGTTTCGCGCGAGGACAGGAGGTGATGGTCCATCTGGCGGCCGTGTCCGGCGTCGCACTGGGCGGCGGTCTGTGCGCCATTGCCCTGGAAGCCGTGGTTACGGGCAGCACCCCGGCCCTGACGGCCTATATCGTGTGGACCGCCCTGGTCACCGTCGCCCTGTACTGCCTGCACCTCGGCTGGAGCCAGGCCGTCATGGGCTGGAGGGCGACGGGAGCCCTGACGCCGAACATCGTGCTGGTCGGTGCGACGCGCCATGCGGAACGGCTGATCCGTGACGCCCTGCAACGGCGTGACATCAATGTCCTCGGCGTGTTCGACGACCGTCTGGCACGGTCTCCTGACAGCATCGAGGGCGTGCCGGTGCTGGGCGATGCCGAGGCCCTGATGACCCACCGGATGACGCCCTATGTCGACCGGATCGTCCTGGCCATCGATCCGAGGGCAGAGAAGAGGGTGCGCGAATTGACGGCGCGACTATCGGCACTCCCCAACGAGGTCACCCTGCTGGTCGATCCGATCGATGCCATCGAGCGCAGCGCGGCGCTGGACCGGCTGGCCAGGGCTCCGCTGGCGTCGCTGGACGGCTCCCTCAATGACGACCGCCGCGCCTTCAACAAACGGCTGCAGGACCTCATCGTCGGCACGCTGGTCCTTGTGGTGCTGTCACCGGTCATGGTGATCACGGCCCTGGCCATCAAGCTGGACAGCCCCGGCCCGATCTTCTTCCGCCAGCGCCGTCATGGCTTCAATCACGAGGAGATCGTGGTGTGGAAGTTCCGCTCCATGCGGGCCGACGCCGCCGATGCCACCGCCAGCCGCCAGGTCACGACCGACGACGACCGCGTGACCGGCATCGGCAAGCTGATCCGCGCCACCAGCCTGGATGAGCTGCCACAGCTGTTCAATGTGCTGAAGGGCGAGATGTCGCTGGTCGGCCCCCGGCCCCATGCCATCGGCATGAAGACCGGGGCGGTCGAGAGCGCGCGCCTGGTCGCCGAATATGCTCATCGTCACCGTATGAAGCCCGGCATGACGGGTTGGGCCGCCATCAAGGGGTCTCGCGGGCCACTGCACTGCGCCCAGGACGTGCGCCGCCGGGTGCAGCTGGACATCGACTATATCGAACGTCAGTCGCTGTGGCTGGATCTCTGGATCATGGCCGTGACCGTGCCCGTCCTGCTGGGTGATCGCGCGGCGGTTCGCTGA
- a CDS encoding lipopolysaccharide biosynthesis protein, giving the protein MFWRGVWGYLPANIIQGLVGFGAILVFTRLLSPDDFGRYALAISITTLVHVGTFSWLEASMARFWAAERNQGLADHFTTVYRTMAVMTAAVLPIAGLLLWLSPIDEGLKLAIGAGLVGLPIRALTKLAQERYQAAGEVSKSVAMDIGVTLGGFLIGATCALMGAGAASPLIGLAVAPLLALPFVLSGELRQARGGVHYRDRLVGYARYGYPIAAGLGLSLIMASTDRFLLEIFMGSAAVGAYHAGYSLSSRTLDVLFIWLGAAGTPALIMAWERGSREAFMTAAREQASTFILIGLPAAVGVALVARPLADFMIGEDLRSVAASVTPWIALSALLSGMTAYYLGQAFVLGRRTDRLLLTLGIPAASNVILNLILVPPLGVMGAALATTTSFAIGLLASIALGRSVVVMPIPGTALSRCALACGVMAGTVVLLPAYGGVAELALKAGVGAVVYAAAALTLNAAGVRDLALRLIAARTGRSMTA; this is encoded by the coding sequence ATGTTCTGGCGCGGCGTCTGGGGCTATCTGCCTGCCAATATCATCCAGGGGCTGGTCGGGTTCGGGGCGATCCTCGTCTTCACCCGGCTGCTGAGCCCCGATGACTTCGGCCGTTACGCCCTCGCCATCTCGATCACGACACTGGTCCATGTGGGCACCTTCAGCTGGCTGGAAGCGTCGATGGCCCGGTTCTGGGCGGCCGAGCGGAACCAGGGTCTGGCCGACCATTTCACCACGGTGTACCGCACCATGGCGGTGATGACGGCAGCCGTCCTGCCGATCGCGGGTCTGCTGCTCTGGCTCTCGCCCATCGATGAAGGGCTCAAGCTGGCCATCGGTGCCGGTCTGGTCGGTCTGCCGATCCGGGCCCTGACCAAGCTGGCGCAGGAGCGATACCAGGCGGCGGGCGAGGTGTCGAAATCGGTGGCCATGGACATCGGCGTGACCCTGGGTGGATTCCTGATCGGAGCGACCTGCGCGCTGATGGGCGCGGGAGCCGCCTCCCCCCTGATCGGTCTGGCCGTGGCCCCTCTGCTGGCCCTGCCCTTCGTGCTGTCCGGCGAACTGAGGCAGGCGCGAGGCGGCGTCCACTATCGCGACCGGCTGGTCGGCTATGCCCGCTATGGCTATCCGATCGCGGCGGGGCTGGGCCTGTCGCTGATCATGGCGTCCACCGACCGGTTCCTGCTGGAAATCTTCATGGGGTCTGCGGCGGTCGGGGCTTATCACGCCGGCTACAGCCTCTCCAGCCGGACGCTGGACGTGCTCTTCATCTGGCTGGGTGCCGCGGGCACGCCCGCCCTTATCATGGCCTGGGAGCGCGGCAGTCGCGAGGCCTTCATGACCGCCGCCCGTGAACAGGCCTCGACCTTCATCCTGATCGGCTTGCCGGCCGCCGTCGGCGTGGCTCTGGTGGCGCGGCCCCTGGCGGATTTCATGATCGGCGAGGACCTGCGCAGCGTCGCGGCTTCCGTTACGCCCTGGATCGCCCTGTCGGCCCTGCTGTCGGGTATGACCGCCTACTACCTCGGCCAGGCCTTCGTGCTGGGACGGCGGACGGACCGACTTCTTCTGACCCTGGGCATCCCCGCGGCATCGAACGTGATCCTGAACCTGATCCTGGTGCCCCCCTTGGGCGTGATGGGGGCCGCGCTCGCGACGACGACCAGCTTCGCTATCGGCCTTCTGGCGTCCATCGCCCTGGGGCGCAGCGTCGTCGTCATGCCGATCCCCGGGACGGCGCTGAGCCGTTGCGCCCTGGCCTGCGGGGTCATGGCTGGAACCGTGGTCCTGCTGCCCGCCTATGGAGGCGTGGCGGAGCTGGCGTTGAAGGCCGGCGTCGGCGCCGTCGTCTATGCGGCGGCTGCCTTGACCCTGAATGCCGCCGGCGTGCGCGACCTGGCCCTCCGCCTGATCGCGGCACGGACGGGCCGGAGCATGACCGCATGA
- a CDS encoding glycosyltransferase family 2 protein: protein MTRPVLTDNARRTSAKPAISVLIPFLRDDPTELLGLLDEEAGALGGAVDIVLLDDGTNDPALTARLTSVVLAMALPVRLISLTRNEGRSKGRNRLAASARGGSLLFLDSDMRPDHRRFLWTWADLVAREDPAVAFGGFSLLQAPTDTRFSVHRAMATRSECVPCVERARTPEKYVYTSNLLVRRDVFRAEAFDPAFTGWGWEDVEWAMRVSRRFTVVHVDNPATHMGLDTVEALAGKYEQSAGNFARVVARHPDIIGNYPSFKAARLLKRLPALSRVRPWMKRAAVAGWMPTGARAFSLRLYRAALYAEAV from the coding sequence ATGACCCGCCCGGTCCTGACGGACAATGCGCGCAGGACGTCGGCGAAACCGGCGATCTCGGTGTTGATCCCCTTCCTGCGCGACGACCCGACCGAACTGCTGGGCCTGCTGGATGAGGAAGCCGGCGCCCTGGGTGGCGCGGTCGACATCGTCCTGCTGGATGACGGCACCAACGACCCCGCCCTGACCGCGCGGCTGACGTCTGTCGTCCTTGCCATGGCCCTGCCCGTCCGCCTGATCTCCCTGACCCGGAACGAAGGCCGCTCAAAGGGGCGCAACCGGCTGGCCGCCTCCGCGCGGGGGGGCAGCCTGCTGTTCCTGGACAGCGACATGCGGCCGGACCACCGCCGCTTCCTCTGGACCTGGGCCGACCTGGTCGCGCGCGAGGATCCGGCCGTGGCCTTCGGCGGGTTTTCGCTGCTGCAGGCCCCGACGGACACGCGCTTCTCGGTCCACCGCGCCATGGCGACCCGCAGCGAGTGCGTTCCCTGTGTCGAGCGGGCCAGGACACCCGAAAAATACGTCTATACCTCGAACCTGCTGGTCCGCCGCGATGTGTTCCGGGCCGAGGCCTTCGACCCCGCCTTCACCGGCTGGGGCTGGGAGGATGTCGAGTGGGCCATGCGCGTCTCGCGTCGGTTCACCGTCGTCCACGTCGACAATCCGGCCACCCATATGGGTCTGGATACGGTCGAGGCGCTGGCCGGGAAATATGAGCAGTCGGCCGGCAATTTCGCCCGCGTCGTCGCCCGCCATCCCGACATCATCGGCAACTACCCCAGCTTCAAGGCGGCCAGACTGCTCAAGCGGCTGCCCGCCCTGTCCAGGGTGCGGCCGTGGATGAAACGCGCGGCCGTCGCAGGCTGGATGCCGACGGGCGCGCGGGCTTTCTCACTGAGGCTGTACCGCGCCGCCCTCTACGCCGAGGCGGTCTGA
- a CDS encoding glycosyltransferase family 2 protein, producing MPDVSVIVPTMRRPEGLERALRSLFAQTGVADRLASIVVVDNDPAGTAAGTVSRLAVTSPCPLIYRHEPKPGVATARNAGLAMTDARLIAFLDDDEVASPEWLAALLTAQAKTGADAVFGPITGRVPDDTGWATPYLQRFFGREGPASTGLIDHSFGCGNSLLVRATALPGPTPFDTLADQTGGEDDALFAALRARGGRFGWAADAWVEEFAPPHRATMLYALSRAFAYGQGPSQTAAKARDWPGVGRWMLVGVVQAVVWGIAALALTAIAHPARAGMMDRTARGLGKVFWTRGFEPRFYGTRELARLNGLTARV from the coding sequence ATGCCGGACGTGTCGGTGATCGTGCCGACGATGCGGCGGCCCGAAGGTCTGGAGCGGGCGCTGCGCTCGCTGTTCGCGCAGACGGGCGTGGCCGACCGGCTTGCGTCCATCGTCGTCGTCGACAACGATCCGGCGGGGACAGCGGCCGGGACTGTGTCGCGTCTGGCTGTCACCAGCCCCTGTCCACTGATCTATCGGCATGAGCCGAAACCCGGCGTGGCCACGGCGCGCAACGCCGGCCTCGCGATGACCGACGCGCGACTGATCGCCTTCCTCGACGATGACGAGGTCGCCTCGCCCGAATGGCTGGCCGCCTTGCTGACGGCGCAGGCCAAAACGGGGGCGGACGCGGTGTTCGGCCCGATCACAGGCCGGGTGCCCGACGATACCGGATGGGCCACCCCCTATCTCCAACGCTTCTTCGGCAGGGAAGGACCCGCGTCCACAGGGTTGATTGACCACAGTTTTGGCTGCGGGAACTCGCTGCTGGTGCGCGCGACGGCCCTGCCGGGACCCACGCCCTTCGACACGCTCGCGGACCAGACCGGGGGCGAGGACGATGCCCTGTTCGCAGCCCTCCGCGCGCGGGGCGGACGGTTCGGCTGGGCCGCCGACGCCTGGGTCGAGGAGTTCGCGCCGCCGCATCGGGCCACGATGCTTTATGCCCTGTCGCGCGCCTTCGCCTATGGCCAGGGGCCCAGCCAGACCGCCGCCAAGGCCCGCGACTGGCCGGGCGTCGGTCGCTGGATGCTGGTCGGCGTGGTGCAGGCTGTGGTCTGGGGCATCGCCGCCCTCGCCCTGACCGCCATCGCCCATCCGGCGCGGGCCGGGATGATGGACAGGACGGCCCGCGGTCTCGGCAAGGTGTTCTGGACCAGGGGGTTCGAGCCCCGGTTCTACGGCACGCGTGAACTGGCCCGGCTGAACGGCCTCACGGCGAGGGTCTGA